The genomic segment TGGCTCGGTGTGTTAAGTCCTAGGCGAGTAACTAGAATCCTTGTCAAGGGTGGAGTCTCGGGCACTTCATACAACAGCTGGTTAGCTTTCGGTTCTGTGGCTAGGGGTCAGGTACGTGAGTTCCTAGGGTCCAGGGGGGTGGCCTAAGGGGTTTGTCAAGGTTTGGTTCATCATGgttcgagggtggctcgagaaaatcaaaagatggctcggggtgaACTTTCAAGagtcaagttagggttttcaaaactaaataaattgaaacacggctcacggaggggtcgattcatggttcactgagggctaaaatatataaaaagattaagttttgaatttagaattttatattaaagtttgggatttttcgggattaaaatgccttcaaaacgactaattacgaAGTAATTAAAAAGCCTTGTTTTTAAGCTAACTAAAATTAtggtaattttaatttaagcttaaataattatttgggacatgtttgaGACAACGGAATTAAGAAActgtcaaaaacgtaaaattgtacgtcaggggtaaaacggtctttttacaccaaaaaattagtaaacgtcatggcagtgctctaattTCTGTTTTATATGtcaatatgattatttcaaatgtttatgaatttttatatgttaaattatgatttttaaatgttaatgaATTTTTACGGtgtaaattggacatttaaaagatatgttgtatgcttggtttcaaaataaaattatattatatgcatgtttttattaagtgatggaaatacgacatgctgaaggacgtgaagggattgtaaCTAATATGTTattatgttggaaatatcgcgAGAGTTATGGTCTCAGTGGAAGCCCGACGATCATGTTTCCTTAAATACGGATATGaatacggatacgaatatgttaatacgttggccaaggcccagttgaccagtGAGAGTGTCGCTGCTATCCCCGCCGTccaatactgtggttttctctagatggattcatcgcccaatacgattaagaatacgagtcataATCACGAATTGAATTCAACAATCAcgattatgaatatgaatatgtaatatgaatatgaaatgttgatatgaaaatgtttatgaaatgattatgtttaaagtttatgcattattatgaaaatgttattttaagtacaagtatttttcactgttgtatgtgaactgtattacgtattacttgttatcaaggatacgatgtgttgagtctttagactcactaggtgtgtttgatgcaggtgagtttgatggaggtcttgatgattgacctgactagactgaaggtgcacaaaacccgaggaccggcgtttctattttccgcatttaaagtttatgaattacattaaagattttacgactatttGAGAgatttgagaggtttagtatggactatacttttcaacatttattgctttttatgtttggtaaaatgttagttggtttgACGATTTGACTATTtcctttaattttaaattactagttggatgttttattttaaaattgtgcaaggtattttcaaagtatgtatatatgtatatgtaatggccgaaatcttgagagcttttttttaaaaaaattctagtaatttttaagaaaacgattaagcagacgtttcaatatatatataaatccctgaaggatttaagatgcctgaagcacaaaattcaaaacccagagaaagttattctgtgaaattgcaaagatcattatatgggttaaaacaATCGGGTCAAATGTGctataatcggctaagtgaacacttaatgaaaaaaggatatgtaaataattcaataggCCCTtgcgttttcattaagaaaacaacatccgaaTTTGTAATTATTgccgtatatgttgatgatttaaatatCATTGGAATGAATAAGGAAGTTGTGTCgaacttgaaggaagaatttcaAATGAAGGACCTTGAAATAacaaagtattgtctgggtttgcaAATTGAATACAAAGAAtttggaatatttgttcaccagtcaaattatacaaaaatgtcattaaaagttttaatatgaataaatcaaatcctttaagtattCCAATGATttttagatcattaaacatagaaaaagatccattctgtccatgtgaagatgatgaagttattcttggtccagaaataTCATATCTAAGTGTTATCGGCGTCCTTATGTATCTTGCAAATTGTACAAGACTTGATATATCTTTTGATGTAAATTTAATGGCAAGATTTAtctcatatccaacaaagagacactgcaacacaattaaacatatattctgtTATCTACGATGAATGATAGACttgagacttttgtattcaaaagatatcaatcaaagtataattggttatgctgatgttGGGTACTTATCTGatcacacaaggcacgttcccaaatcggatatgtatttactcgtggagacctgcaatttcttggcgttcacagaaacaaacaatcgtaataatttcatcaaatcatgccgagattattgcactacatgaagcaagtcgtgaatgtgtgtggctaaaatcaatgatccaacatatccaaatctcatgcggattatcattttacaagaagcctgtgatactatacgAAAATAAtgttgcatgtgttgctcaaatgaaagagggatacataaaaagcaaCAGAATTAAACATATTCCctctaagttcttcgcattcatccaagagcttgagaagaataaagatattgatattcgttacattcaatcaagtaaaaactcatcagatctcttcgacgataatattcagaaagcatatatataacattgtgatttgcaatctacgaaatttgtgaagaatcgttcgtgttaacatgagggagagtttacgtgactgcactctttttttcTTACTATGttttttatcccaatgagtttttcctagtaagattTTTAACGAGACAGCATAAAAatacgtaatgaagacaattattgtatcattatcatcatcacaaggagaagtgttgaaaataaagaattattgaatgttgaaaattaagagttgaaatatttgaatcttgaaaataaaagttctaaatattgaaaattagtgtgtgatgatatatgtaatgatatatttatttttgaattatttccaaagaaattctataaatagatctctcaatttgtgaagaaaatcacaattgagtagtgaaattttttttataaaatttgtaatttaatatattttattaatttgatattaaattttcatttttaacaaaattacaCTAATAGGTatgaaaaaaattgattgaaAGGTAATCAACACGTTTCACTTCTCTGGCAGAAGCAGTTGTTGCCCTGGCAATAGCCCCGACCATGAAACTAATCAAACAGAAAATAAGCTGAggttcttcttctttttctccaCCCATGTTCTATTGTAGTTTCCGCCTCTCTACACAATACAATTACACACACTGTGACACGCAGTTCCCAAGAATCCTTTGATTCCCGCTGTAAACATGGAGAGCATCGCCCTTCTCTACTCTCCATCCACCGCATCCTTCTCCCGCCTCTCCGCCAACCTCCTCCGCCCATCTCCTTCCATTTCCTCCACCCACATCCGCCCCCTCCCATTGCTCAATTGCCCACCCACCGCCGCCCACAACCTTCCTTTCATTCACCGCCGCCCTTTCAATCCCCTCCTCTTCCGTAAACCGCTTGGTAGCTCTCTTGCCGTTCCTTCCTCATCCACCGGCGTCTCATGCCCCACGGAATCAGAGCCACCATCACCTTCTCCGCCTCAAGGAGTCAAGCTCGTCCCTTTCGTGATCTCTATATCCATCGGTTTGATCGTTCGATATTTTGTTCCGAGGCCGCCTGAAGTCACCCTGCAAGCTTGGCAATTGCTCTCAATTTTCCTTTCCACCATCGCCGGACTGGTCCTCAGTCCCCTTCCCGTCGGCGCTTGGGCTTTTCTTGGGCTCACAACTTCCATTATAACCAAAACCCTCTCTTTTTCCGCAGCCTTTTCCGCCTTCACCAATGAAGTCATATGGCTGATTGTCATATCCTTTTTCTTTGCTCGGGGTTTCGTCAAGACAGGCTTAGGTGATAGAATTGCGACGTTTTTTGTTAAATGTTTGGGTAAGAGTACGCTCGGGTTGTCATACGGGTTGACTTTGAGTGAGGCGTTGATTGCTCCGGCAATGCCGAGCACCACGGCAAGGGCGGGGGGCGTTTTCTTGCCAATCATCAAATCATTGTCTTTGGCGGCTGGGAGTAGTCCCGGGGACTCTTCCAGGAAGAAGATTGGTTCTTATTTAGTACAGTCTCAGTTTCAGGTTTGTTGTTTGCCTCAAATTCTGTTCGTTTGTTTGCTTTGCTTGGGGGAAGTTGATTGGTTCTATCAATGGGGCTCCAGTTTTGTTTCTGCATCATGTGAAAATGGTCGTTCTTTGCTATGTGGAATTGTTTTTGTTCTTAGTTTTTCATATGAAGTTGGTATGGGCAGTTTTGCTTCTGATCGAAACTATTGTTTAATCATTGTAACTGACGGTTTGTGTAGCAATCTAGTCCTTGGTTTATGTTCTATTTATGTGTTCTGTGAGATTCAAATGTTGGCAATCTTCATCTCCATTTCGGGTTTGAATACCTTATTTTTTTCATGTCCTACTAGCTTAAGGGTACTTTTATCCGGAGGTTGAATTTGATTAATATTTGTCAGTCCAACGAACAAAATTTTACCGAAGTGGTTAAAGCATTCCCTATTTTGTAAAAGGTAGAATAAATTAGTGCTCGATTGATGCTCAGTTCCTGGAAGGATGGAACTATAGGTCGAAGTTGCACGATTTTTAATGCTGTGCTTTGACTTTTCTTTAATGAGTACCAGTTAACTAGGCCCATTTTTTATCTGGGAACTTATAGAAGGTCTTGTTAGCTTCACTTTTGACTCCATATATTTCTTTGTGAAagagtatttaattaattgatcttgATTGAAAGTTGAGAGCCATATGAGTAATGTTTCTTTGTTGAAGTGCAGTTATCTAATATCAGTTCATGTGGGATTTTTAGTTCTTTGCCTCTCTGTTACTCATTCACAGCTCTTCTGATGTGTGACAGTCTGCCGGTAACTCTAGTGCTCTTTTCCTAACTGCTGCAGCTCAAAACTTGCTATGCCTTAAACTAGCAGAGGAACTTGGTGTCATAATTGCAAATCCATGGGTTTCTTGGTTCAAGGCTGCTAGTTTACCTGCTTTTGTTTCTCTTCTAGCTTCACCTTTGATCTTATACAAAATTTATCCTCCCGAAACCAAAGACACGCCCGAGGCACCTGCAATGGCCGCAAAGAAATTAGAACTTATGGGCCCCGTGACCAAAAATGAATGGGTGATGGTTGGTACAATGCTTCTTGCAGTTTCTTTGTGGGTTTTCGGGTACGTACAACTTATTAGAAACTGATTCTTTCAATACTGGACTATCAATGGCATATCAATTGTTGATATTAACTTGCTTGGCTTGAAACAAATGGAAATTGGGTTTTGATTTCATTCTTTATGTTGCAATCAAGTATAAATTTTGTGAATGAAATTACTTATTTGGATGAGATTAGATTTTTATGGTGCATCATTCTCTGCTTTAGGAACTCCTTCCTTTAACATTAGTAACTCTTGGATTAAaagtttttttgttttgttttgaattTGCCCATTTATGCATACATACTTCAAACTACTTAAAACACATTTTTAGCACTAGTATATAATAACTATTGTAGACGATCCTGTTGTCATGGCCTTACTGTTTACTGTCAATTTTACagtcaattaatataaaatagaaTATGCGCAGAGATGCTATCGGTATCGCAAGTGTTGTTGCTGCCATGATTGGGTTATCAATTCTCTTACTACTCGGAGTTCTAGATTGGGATGATTGCTTAAGCGAAAAGTCCGCTTGGGATACTTTGGCTTGGTTTGCAGTTCTTGTGGGCATGGCTGGCCAGTTGACAAACCTTGGCATTGTAAGCTGGATGTCGAATTGTGTAGCCAAATCCCTCCAATCATTATCATTAAGCTGGCCTGCAGCATTCGTCCTTCTGCAAGCCGCTTATTTCTTGATCCACTACTTATTCGCAAGCCAAACAGGCCACGTTGGAGCACTATTTTCAGCCTTTCTTGCCATGCATCTGGCTTCTGGAGTGCCTGGTGTGCTATCAGCACTGGCTCTTGCTTACAACACCAATCTATTTGGTGCGTTGACACATTATAGCAGTGGTCAGGCAGCTGTATATTTTGGAGGTACGTCTATTTAACGCTTCTCGTTATCATACACAGCTGCTCTATCTGTTAGGTCCTGCGACATGGGCTACCAAAGCGAAACTCAAGATAATCCGCTGGCAGTTACTTCAAATACATCCTTGCCTCagtgaaaataataaatcaaattGTTAGAAAAGTCCATTGCATTATACCATAAAGCATCCTTTTGTAATCTTGAAAAATATGTCTTGCACCTCTTTGGTAGTTAGGTCAAAAAGGAAGCAAACCCGATCTGATTTTCTAACTGGTACTCTTAACTTATCGAATGACTAATTGTTTCTTTATTCAAATTTGACAACAGCTGGTTACATAGATCTTCCGGACGTCTTCAAATTTGGATTCATCATGGCCATAATCAACGCACTAATCTGGGGTGTCGTAGGGACGGTTTGGTGGAAGTTCTTGGGGTTGTATTGACCCCAAATGATTGTGTAAGTAAAGTTTTGGTTCTTCTCATCCATGGTTTCTCGTCACTTAATGACGCCATCTCCCCTCGACGAAGCTAAGAAAATGCAATCTGGAAACTGATGTGAATTGAGCtgacaacttggttggagcttTTTTTCTACTTTTTTTGCCAGAATTGTAGGTTAAAGAAATTGATTTCTGGGAACCAATCCAGTAAGAAATGCATTGTTAGTTTCTGGGAACCTCCTTTCTTCATTGTTGTTCCTTTCCATTAATGGTTGTCATTGATAAATCATCTGATAATTAAATACATCATCTTCTGCaatattttgattgattttttgaattcaaatttatggtgaggaaaaaaatatagagttaattattcaatattaaattataatattatagatatttaatttgattaaaaatgtattaaaaattggggttaattaatttattacatATGTTAAGTTGTGTATTCATCCTAAAATTTAAAGTTAATTTATGGTTTTGGTTAGGGTTCAATACGATTTCAGTTTTCTCTATTAATATGctatatgttatttttttatatgttattatttaataaaataaaacttatataaaacacatttcataatttaaattttatattaataaaaattaacataaaaatatataaaatttaaatgaacAATCGAGATATATATTTAtgcaatatatttaaaaaatcacaTTTACGTTAAAAAAAGTATTTGAGGATAAAATTGGTagcaaaatataatatttataaataataatggacgcaaaataaataaaataaggaaaaagaacaaaatatttttgttaaataGAAATGGAGAGCAATATATTTACTAtgtaaaacaaaacaaaaaactaGTCCAGAAAATAGAAACTGATTGTCCCATTTTTTGTTTCTACCAAAAAGTAAAATATTCCCACCCATTTTCAGTTACTTGTATCATATCTAATTTCCgaaaaatggaaaaaataaaataaaaataaaaacatcctattttttttttacacaaaaagtTCTGTGAACGCTCCCATGAGTCAATTTTAGTGATACAGATTTTTATTTAGGTTACTCAccaaaaagtattactttttagtaCAAAAAAATTACTTATTGTTAGTAAATATAAATATAGTTGACATATCGTTTCATAAAGATATTACTTgctttttttttatgtttcgaACTGGACCAATATAGTTGGCTACTGATCTTCAAGGACACCAATAATTCCATGAATTCATAATAATTTAGGCCCTATTCTATTATTGACATACATTAAGTTAGCAAACTACAAATTGCAATGTGATAACATATGCAAGTGAATATGTTCGGAAGAAATTATAACAATTACTTTGTAGCAactaatttatattattatacatATCACTAAGAACAAGTTAGAAGTCGTTGAATCAAGAGAGATCGGAGAGCTTTTCTCTTAAGATTAAACAATAACACAACTACTTAcatatcaaaaaaatatattagtattttaaaaaacgtgaaaaacgtaaaatttgAGGAAAAACCTTCCATTAGCGCGACAATGTAAAAAACAGTTAAATTTTTGAATGATCATATTAAGTGTGTAAAATACGTTAAAAGCACCTTTGTTAGATAAATTTTTAAGCTaatattttttccattttttatgaatcttattttaaagattaatattcaataatgtaatttttttaaagaaaaactaaAGGCGTTGAAAAAATTGTCCCGAAACCTTCTGTTTTTTGCGATGAAGAGGCGACTTTTGACCTGACAACGATGAAGTTTTATTctatacaatttattattttgaggCTTATGTTTTTTATAACTTGTAAATTTATGCtcttattattaaaaatttgtatgcttatgcattatttaatttataattgacttaaaattattaaaattataataaaaactttaaaatagtCTTTCACACTTAAATCTCATTTTAAACTTGTTTAAATTTGAAGTTTCATCATAACGCTTTTTTCATACATCACCCGCTTTTTAGAACCTTGAAAAAGTCATCCATTCACATATTGGAGAGAATCTGATTACAATGCATGCctaaaacttgtgtgagacggtctcacgagtcgtattttgttagacggatcttttatttgggtcaacCATAAAAAatcattactttttatactaagagtattactttttattgtgaatatcggtaaggttgactcgtgtcacagataaagattcgtgaggcCATCTCACAGATACCTACTACATGCCTAAAATTATAAACAGTAGATTTTATGTAATATATAAAGCTATGTCGGAGAATAACCATATAAAAACCCAAAAGTTGTcatgttaaatcataaaaaattaaacaaataaattGTAGATGAAATGTACTTGAAGCTATAATTCTTAATCTTTTAAAACGAGTGGCTGATCTTCTAAATCTATGCATTCTTCTGTTATAGAGCCTTTTAGTTTCTCCATGGATCAAAATCTGATAATGATGTTCAGATATAAGGAACATGATAACACGCTATCCGGGCACCATAACCATCGTATAGATATCGTTTATCATCATATTCTGATATTTCTTTTAGCAagtcataaaaacaaaaattatatttttgtctCTACATATTAAAAACTAACATATCAGATACATTAAAGTTCATTAACCAAAATTTAACTGATCTTTTAATTTTGATTTAACCTTAATATACATCCCACAATACCACTTAACTGACATCGTAAATCGATTCCAAAAACCCTAACATACATAGTTCTAATAATGGTCTatttccatatatatatatatatatatatatatatattatgtatatatatatgataaaaacttgtgtgagacgatctcatgaggtcgtattttgtgagacggatctcttatttgggtcatccatgaaaaaatattactttttatgccaaaattattacttttcattgtgaatatcgataggattgacctacgtctcacagataaagattcgtgagaccatctcacaagaaacctactatGTGTGTGGACTAGAATTCGTGTTCTAAAATATAAGTATTgtaatcaaattatatattgTACGCGGTTTCCCTTAAACACTTTAATCCAACCAAAACTACACAAGATGGGAAAGCCTTAATTATAAAAGCGTTTTACAGCTATTACAAAACCGTGTcgtttttttacacaaaaatgGGAAATTGATTTATTAATTACTTTCCcatataatttgttttaaaaaataactttAATCGCATCTACACCGTCCACCTACAATCCGACGGTCAATATGATCAGAAAATCTCACAACGTGTAAGACTCCTGAAACTCCTCCTATAAATATCCATGTCAAGCCCTTCCTCGTACTCACACAGCGCACTTCCTCTCTCTAAAACATTTCCCTTTCTCTCACTAGATTTGTTTTGCGGCTTCGCGTTCGTCCCAAGCTTTCTCCATCTCTAATGGCGGTTTCTAGGGTTTTCTCCCTCTTCGTGGTGGCGGTCTTCGTCGGTTTCGTTGCCGCGAGATCTCCCTCCCCCGCGCCAGCACCGTCTCCCGCCGCCACAGAACCGCCGAGCCCAGC from the Primulina tabacum isolate GXHZ01 chromosome 8, ASM2559414v2, whole genome shotgun sequence genome contains:
- the LOC142554039 gene encoding dicarboxylate transporter 2.1, chloroplastic-like, with the translated sequence MESIALLYSPSTASFSRLSANLLRPSPSISSTHIRPLPLLNCPPTAAHNLPFIHRRPFNPLLFRKPLGSSLAVPSSSTGVSCPTESEPPSPSPPQGVKLVPFVISISIGLIVRYFVPRPPEVTLQAWQLLSIFLSTIAGLVLSPLPVGAWAFLGLTTSIITKTLSFSAAFSAFTNEVIWLIVISFFFARGFVKTGLGDRIATFFVKCLGKSTLGLSYGLTLSEALIAPAMPSTTARAGGVFLPIIKSLSLAAGSSPGDSSRKKIGSYLVQSQFQSAGNSSALFLTAAAQNLLCLKLAEELGVIIANPWVSWFKAASLPAFVSLLASPLILYKIYPPETKDTPEAPAMAAKKLELMGPVTKNEWVMVGTMLLAVSLWVFGDAIGIASVVAAMIGLSILLLLGVLDWDDCLSEKSAWDTLAWFAVLVGMAGQLTNLGIVSWMSNCVAKSLQSLSLSWPAAFVLLQAAYFLIHYLFASQTGHVGALFSAFLAMHLASGVPGVLSALALAYNTNLFGALTHYSSGQAAVYFGAGYIDLPDVFKFGFIMAIINALIWGVVGTVWWKFLGLY